One window from the genome of Carassius carassius chromosome 15, fCarCar2.1, whole genome shotgun sequence encodes:
- the LOC132158422 gene encoding zinc finger protein 197-like isoform X1, producing the protein MATVQSESEQQLEDKLINGTLGENKPELQPVSATVADCKTEVCAQGSDVKGTTDPGVPSSLASENSPPHGVALSPRNKDASGMSCNSKEDEQTADLLLKNDNQDLVSAEPETDCDVISERFHNENIGQETEKEETADKTTENVRKESKPTREEECPPKQDEDSTNISEVAKCHDDATQSTEEKMGEAGDPKSAEKVMDNTEEKEGEDPKSMEKVKDYTEEKEGEDPKSMEKVKDYTEEKEGEDPKRMEKVKDYTEEEEGEDKSKSDGTGIVVKRRKSKLECNECGKKFTRRETYNLHRHFHMHQDEQASLVCKECGITFQHRSDLIKHRSIHKENSQPSLSHSKRSERIYKERRKFQCEHCGMCFSTMMRLRLHVCEQNVEKPFRCPLCRKEFQYRVSINAHMQSHSIDSPYRCQECNKGFQSLVTLHIHQRSHAALKPYECPDCSLVFKHRYVMEDHRHRHTEEKAHVCKICGKNFKYSSLLQQHQYLHTGQKPYNCSYCGKTFAFAQNMRAHCRQHKKISTRSKACITNHKVSLEGQGGKGNVNVEQQRNCPLCPQIFYAASDLRAHMLIHEAEYERMCNGKRFDKVYACQYCPLKFQSESMLQSHSQTHMTNILGLNTTRIANQVKAVLEKQDDVGMDEADIESMSGVGALEDQTEKKPFRCRDCGKCFRYRSVLELHMRIHNKGYQCQVCKKSFRFSSYLQQHSIIHTGKKPFKCPDCGKDFAFHHNMKTHQRLHQQKPFRCTQCRKGYSDESQLQRHMLSHTGEKPYKCHLCDKSFALAYLLRDHLNTHTGERPHRCQECHKSFPWLSSLLVHQKIHVRKRQGQSHGYPLSIHSQRGRVNTGRRGRPRLDRENGRMAPLSGRIMPETLLPNVVTHQSRSFDAKRHQRMHLRSQHLHTTSHSQQINLQQEWQLQMAPSSEELLHSQMPANLLEGQPSNAVQMQWPGSHLKTNLPKCDGLPEVMHQQQPFQENIPMSAQSNHYSERSISETEQKGKHSQHPVDRPSLLDGKRQSQRAIQDLQQSQWPILCDSVQTAKPELFKTSSEDGNVTVDLEAPPNKESDKLTHDLQMPNSTGLAKTEMGHTGGIVLPAGASGLQNTTPWGMKTSLEMSTSMGLQEIPEESLENQQNRLIKHLPQQMQVPQQLLQQQLHQPQLQQQTQIPHTWVSATPTNQIGPVNIPYSPAHFPLGDRPPMWGFQAAPVVSQTLVNGPVQQSHIRAQQHVALISGQQIALNQPSFISPHFPPPALNIPAPHPLHSVGRQLPGPLPQGIFFTSQGTINEMPIIPQLTNLPPLAQQTESHQMGNKLPFAPDHLFQCMICGCSLPGELELQMHYMQHAQ; encoded by the exons atggcTACTGTACAGTCTGAATCCGAACAACAATTAGAAGATAAACTCATTAACGGTACACTCGGTGAAAACAAACCTGAACTACAACCTGTATCAGCTACAGTAGCCGATTGTAAAACTGAGGTTTGTGCACAAGGAAGCGACGTAAAGGGAACGACTGACCCTGGTGTTCCGTCTTCACTAGCAAGTGAAAATTCACCTCCACATGGCGTTGCTCTTTCACCACGCAACAAAGATGCATCAGGAATGTCTTGTAATTCTAAGGAGGACGAGCAAACCGCGGACCTGCTGCTTAAAAATGATAACCAAGATCTCGTTTCAGCGGAGCCCGAAACGGACTGCGATGTGATATCTGAACGTTTCCACAATGAAAACATCG GGCAAGAAACCGAAAAAGAAGAAACAgctgacaaaactacagaaaatgtcagaaaagaGTCAAAGCCTACCAGAGAGGAAGAATGCCCACCAAAACAAGATGAAGATTCTACAAATATAAGTGAAGTAGCAAAGTGTCATGACGATGCAACACAAAGCACAGAAGAGAAGATGGGAGAAGCAGGAGATCCCAAAAGCGCGGAAAAGGTTATGGACaacacagaagagaaggaaggaGAAGATCCCAAAAGCATGGAGAAGGTGAAGGACTacacagaagagaaggaaggaGAAGATCCCAAAAGCATGGAGAAGGTTAAGGACTacacagaagagaaggaaggaGAAGATCCCAAACGCATGGAGAAGGTTAAGGACTACACAGAAGAGGAGGAAGGAGAAGATAAATCTAAGAGTGATGGGACGGGCATAGTTGTCAAGCGAAGGAAAAGCAAACTGGAATGCAACGAATGTGGTAAAAAGTTCACTCGTCGGGAAACATACAACCTGCATCGACACTTTCACATGCATCAAGATGAGCAGGCTTCCCTTGTTTGTAAAGAATGTGGCATTACATttcagcatcgaagtgaccttaTCAAACACCGCAGTATTCATAAAGAAAACAGCCAACCAAGCCTGTCGCATTCAAAACGCTCTGAGAGGATATACAAGGAACGGAGGAAATTTCAGTGTGAGCACTGCGGTATGTGTTTCTCGACAATGATGAGATTAAGGCTTCATGTTTGTGAACAGAATGTGGAAAAGCCTTTTCGCTGCCCTCTGTGCCGCAAAGAGTTCCAGTACAGGGTGTCCATCAATGCTCACATGCAGAGTCACTCAATAGATAGTCCTTATCGGTGCCAGGAGTGCAACAAAGGCTTTCAGAGTTTAGTGACGTTGCATATACACCAACGATCCCACGCTGCGCTGAAGCCATATGAGTGTCCAGATTGTAGTTTGGTCTTCAAGCATCGCTACGTCATGGAGGACCATCGACACAGGCACACTGAAGAAAAAGCACATGTGTGCAAAATCTGTGGGAAGAACTTCAAATATAGCAGCCTTTTGCAGCAGCACCAGTATCTCCACACAGGCCAAAAGCCATACAACTGTTCATACTGTGGAAAAACATTTGCTTTTGCACAAAACATGCGAGCACATTGTCGGCAACACAAAAAGATCTCCACTAGGTCTAAGGCATGTATTACAAACCATAAGGTATCTCTTGAAGGGCAAGGAGGTAAAGGGAATGTAAATGTTGAGCAGCAGCGCAACTGTCCTCTGTGCCCTCAAATTTTTTATGCAGCATCTGATTTAAGAGCACACATGTTAATCCATGAGGCAGAGTATGAAAGGATGTGTAACGGCAAAAGATTCGATAAGGTCTATGCCTGCCAGTATTGTCCTCTTAAATTTCAGTCAGAATCCATGCTGCAATCCCATTCACAAACACATATGACTAACATTTTGGGTTTAAACACAACACGTATCGCAAATCAGGTTAAAGCGGTACTTGAAAAGCAGGATGATGTTGGTATGGACGAGGCAGATATTGAAAGTATGTCGGGAGTAGGGGCATTAGAGGACCAGACAGAGAAGAAACCGTTCAGGTGTCGAGACTGTGGAAAGTGCTTTCGTTACCGATCAGTTTTAGAACTTCACATGCGCATACACAACAAGGGTTATCAGTGTCAAGTGTGTAAAAAATCTTTCAGATTTAGTAGCTATTTGCAGCAGCATTCAATTATCCACACCGGGAAGAAGCCATTCAAGTGCCCGGACTGTGGTAAGGATTTTGCATTTCATCACAACATGAAAACACACCAGCGGCTGCATCAACAAAAGCCGTTTCGCTGCACACAATGCCGTAAGGGCTACAGTGATGAGAGCCAGCTTCAGCGGCACATGCTTTCCCATACAGgtgagaaaccttacaagtgtcaTCTGTGTGACAAGAGCTTTGCTTTAGCGTACTTGCTCCGAGACCATCTAAACACTCATACAGGGGAGAGACCCCATCGATGCCAGGAGTGCCATAAGTCATTTCCATGGCTTAGCAGTCTCCTTGTGCATCAAAAGATTCATGTCCGTAAACGGCAAGGTCAGAGTCACGGTTATCCACTGTCCATACATTCTCAAAGAGGCAGAGTAAATACCGGCAGGAGAGGTAGGCCAAGGTTAGATCGAGAAAACGGAAGAATGGCGCCTCTATCTGGTAGAATCATGCCAGAAACACTGTTGCCAAATGTGGTTACACACCAATCCCGTAGCTTCGATGCAAAAAGACATCAACGCATGCATCTTAGATCACAGCACTTGCACACTACAAGTCATTCCCAGCAGATTAATTTGCAGCAAGAATGGCAGCTACAAATGGCACCTTCATCAGAAGAACTGCTGCACTCTCAAATGCCTGCAAATTTATTGGAAGGCCAGCCAAGCAATGCAGTGCAGATGCAGTGGCCAGGAAGTCACCTTAAGACGAACTTGCCTAAATGTGATGGTCTCCCAGAGGTCATGCACCAGCAGCAACCTTTTCAAGAAAATATACCAATGTCAGCACAATCTAATCATTACTCGGAGAGAAGCATATCTGAAACAGAGCAAAAAGGCAAGCATTCACAACACCCCGTGGACAGGCCTTCACTTCTGGATGGAAAAAGGCAATCACAGAGAGCAATTCAAGACCTGCAGCAGTCGCAGTGGCCAATACTCTGTGATTCGGTGCAAACAGCTAAACCAGAGCTGTTCAAAACTTCATCAGAAGATGGCAATGTAACTGTTGACTTAGAAGCCCCACCCAACAAGGAATCTGATAAACTCACTCATGATTTGCAAATGCCAAATTCCACTGGTCTGGCTAAAACAGAGATGGGTCATACTGGTGGTATAGTCCTACCCGCTGGTGCTTCTGGTCTACAGAATACCACTCCATGGGGTATGAAAACATCTTTGGAAATGTCTACATCCATGGGCTTGCAAGAAATACCAGAAGAGTCATTAGAGAATCAGCAAAACAGGCTAATCAAGCACTTGCCTCAGCAAATGCAGGTTCCGCAGCAGCTTCTTCAACAACAGCTTCATCAGCCACAGCTCCAGCAACAGACTCAGATACCTCATACTTGGGTTAGTGCAACTCCTACAAACCAGATAGGACCTGTGAACATCCCGTACTCTCCAGCTCATTTTCCCCTTGGGGATAGACCTCCAATGTGGGGGTTTCAGGCTGCTCCAGTTGTTTCCCAGACCCTTGTAAATGGACCAGTTCAACAAAGTCACATCCGGGCACAACAGCACGTAGCTCTGATTTCTGGCCAGCAGATTGCTCTAAATCAGCCTTCTTTTATCTCACCACATTTTCCTCCACCAGCTCTAAATATACCTGCTCCGCATCCACTGCATTCTGTTGGAAGGCAACTTCCAGGTCCGTTACCACAAGGCATCTTCTTTACCTCACAGGGCACCATAAATGAGATGCCAATCATTCCACAATTAACAAACTTACCTCCGTTAGCCCAACAAACTGAGTCACACCAAATGGGCAATAAATTGCCTTTTGCCCCAGATCACCTGTTTCAGTGCATGATATGTGGTTGTTCTTTGCCTGGAGAACTAGAATTACAGATGCATTATATGCAACATGCACAATGA